CCCTGCAATCTGGCGCTTTCCCGGGGCGTGAGTCGCCTCGGTGTTAAGCCGGGGCCTTGAGGAATAAGTATTTCAGCTCCATCCTTGTAATACCTTGCACTCATGGTTCTGCTAATACCATCAAAATCAACTAGACCATATCCAAAGCCGTTGCCTTTTGCTTTATGCTTGGCTGCATATTCCTGCAGATATTTCCATAAATTATCTGTCAGGGTGTATTTGGGTGCAACCTCAGGTTCCAATATCTCTTCAATAGTTCTGTTTGCTTTCGGTAGTTCAGGAAAGTCAAACTTTTCCTCTCCGTTGAATATTTCTTTATCAAATCCAACAATAATTATACGTTCCCGGTGCTGAGGAACAAAGTGCTTCCCATCGAGAACATCAACGTGTAAATTATAACCTAATTCTTTTAGGGTATTATGTATAACCCTGTAAGTGTTTCCTTTATCGTGGGACCTAAGGTTTTTTACATTTTCCAGCATAAATGCCTTTGGCCTCTTTTCTTTTAGAATTCGGGCAATATCAAAGAACAATGTTCCTTGCGTTTCATCAAGAAACCCGTGATTTCGACCTAAACTGTTTTTTTTCGACACTCCGGCGATGGAGAATGGCTGGCATGGAAAGCCTCCCAGAAGAATATCGTGATTGGGAATAAACTTTTCGTCAATCTTCGTGATATCACCGAATGGAATCTCTCCAAAGTTGGCTTCATAGGTCACCTTCGCAAACTTGTTATATTCCGATGAGAAAACGCATTTCCCACCCTCTAACTGGTAGGCCAGCCGTATTCCTCCAATACCCGCAAAGAGATCGATAAAGGTAAATTTGGGGTCTTCAGGAGGAGGAAAAGGAACATCCCATTTCAAAGGGAGTTTTAAAGCTGTTTCTTCAACCTTGTTTAACTTCGAACCATTAAGTTGTTCCTCCAGAGGTTTGTAATAATCGTCACGACTGTATTCTTGCGGACTATGTAGATAATGTGTGAAGCCGGCAAGTTGATCATCAAGTTCTTTTTTTTGTTCGAACTCTAACCGTTTTCGTATTTCAGAATATTTAATCATCAGGCATCAAAAAGATTAGAGGTGAAAAACTCAGAGAATGAAACATCGAGTCCCTTGACGATTTTTTGAATAGCCTGAATGGAAACATTCCGTTTTCCATTTTCCACACTAGTGATATATGTTCGATCAAGCTCAGCTTTATGACTTAACGCTTCCTGGCTAAGTCCTTTTACTGCCCTTAGTTCTTTGATTCTTAGTCCAAAGTTCTTTTGAATATCCATGACTTAAAACTATCCCTATGTTGATTATGGGTCAACGGACTATGAGTCACAACGTGGATTAGTTTTCAACAAATTGAACTGGAAATATAATAGGGAAGGAGGAGTCAGTCATGAAGGGAGGAAAGTAAATTCAGAAGAGTTTTCTCTAACTGTTTACTTTTTAACTCACATTCCCAAATCGTAATCACTTTCCACCCGGCCACTTGCAAGGCCATTTCCGCCTCCTTGTCACGCTTCTGCGTGTCTTTGATTTTTTGCAACCACCATTCGGTGCGGGTTTTGGGAAGGACAAAATAACGGCAGCCTTTGTGACCGTGCCAGAAGCAGCCGTTAATAAAAATGACTGTTTTGTATTTGGGTAATACAATGTCCGGTTTTCCCGGCAGGTTTTTCACATTCAGCCGGTACCGGAAACCATTGGCAAACAGGAAGCGCCGGACCAGCATTTCAGGTTTCGTGTCTTTCCCTTTAATGCGGCTCATGTTGTAGCTCCGGGTTGCTTTGTCGTGTACATCGGCCATGTGTCAAAAGTAGGAATAACACGGGTAAAAAAGTAAATCACCGCGTTTGTAATCGGAACAACCCCATGCAGAACAGAAACAAGCTACCGTAAAATAGAAACAGCCACCGGTAAATTGGCAATAACAACCTGTAGAATGGAAACAGGCACGGTAAAAATGGAAACAACTATCCGCAAAATGGAAACAGGCACATGTGAAAAAGAAACAAGCATCGGGCAAGTGGAAGTACCAACCTGTTGAATGGAAACAAGCATTGGTAAAACGGAAACAAGTACATGTAAAATGGAAACAGGTATCCGTCAATCAGAAACGGCCTTCAGTTGCCTGGAAATAGCGTAGGTTCATTTCAAAACCCGGAGGGGGCTGCTGCGGAGCACACTCGCTTTTGTCCGGAGCGGTGGCACAAACATGTTAAGCATACATACTTTTCTTCGCAGCGATGGTCAAAACATGTTAAGCATACATACTTTTTCGCGCAGCAGTGGCTAAAACATGTTAAGCATACATACTTTTCTTCGCAGCGATGGCTAAAACATGTTAAGCATACATACTTTTTCAAACGGGACACCTCAAAAAATGTTCCGGGGACATACTTTTTCACACGGCACACCCTAAAATATGTTCTGGGTACATACTTTTTCACACGGCGCACCTTAAAATATGTTCGGGGGACATACTTTTCTCTACGGGGCACCCCGCCGGAGAATCTTCTTCATCTCGCCGGATAAACTTCTTCAACTTTGCCAGGAAAGTTCTTGAACTTTGCACAGAAACTTCTTCAACTTCGTCGGGAAAGTCCTTCATCTTTCGGAGGTGAGAAGCGCATCGCAATCGCAGGGCGTTTTATATCGTTTATTAAGCCGGTTTGAAACAGCGACATTTTATGAAAGTGTAGCCGTGTCATCGGTGGACGTTTTTGCGCCCTTTGCGAA
This Prolixibacter sp. NT017 DNA region includes the following protein-coding sequences:
- the dcm gene encoding DNA (cytosine-5-)-methyltransferase, producing MIKYSEIRKRLEFEQKKELDDQLAGFTHYLHSPQEYSRDDYYKPLEEQLNGSKLNKVEETALKLPLKWDVPFPPPEDPKFTFIDLFAGIGGIRLAYQLEGGKCVFSSEYNKFAKVTYEANFGEIPFGDITKIDEKFIPNHDILLGGFPCQPFSIAGVSKKNSLGRNHGFLDETQGTLFFDIARILKEKRPKAFMLENVKNLRSHDKGNTYRVIHNTLKELGYNLHVDVLDGKHFVPQHRERIIIVGFDKEIFNGEEKFDFPELPKANRTIEEILEPEVAPKYTLTDNLWKYLQEYAAKHKAKGNGFGYGLVDFDGISRTMSARYYKDGAEILIPQGPGLTPRRLTPRESARLQGFPDEFVIPVSDTQAYRQFGNSVVMPLMNAVAKKIIRAIS
- a CDS encoding helix-turn-helix domain-containing protein, with product MDIQKNFGLRIKELRAVKGLSQEALSHKAELDRTYITSVENGKRNVSIQAIQKIVKGLDVSFSEFFTSNLFDA
- a CDS encoding very short patch repair endonuclease, producing MADVHDKATRSYNMSRIKGKDTKPEMLVRRFLFANGFRYRLNVKNLPGKPDIVLPKYKTVIFINGCFWHGHKGCRYFVLPKTRTEWWLQKIKDTQKRDKEAEMALQVAGWKVITIWECELKSKQLEKTLLNLLSSLHD